From the bacterium genome, one window contains:
- a CDS encoding T9SS type A sorting domain-containing protein has protein sequence MFLILGLLVVPSFAQHSAAQIVSHTPVDSLDPFICGIEVPDSVVWSSEENAYLPNPVPVTYWITNVSNETQSLKLLAMWFEEQDGLRLHPDSPSPVEIHMDLQIPPGDTARFAWLLQADSWGVPRTTGIQTLGVGGGGVLQPCSNSFSIGAADLPLSCALTLQDGLFCDQVLGTPSGDPFPATAVIRNTTATTIDSVYIKCSWFGEPMGSVIAIDPGSESGAVSYLGALEPGEEKAVNWTFIKLRELSANQRRDRFKINYALGDSAVESATLMRHTLTIDPIALKPEIQLQHTTLITDPYQELLWYRDGDSIPRATHYELRPIRPGWYKVRRTNPYGCFAFSDSIYVNFTSVEEPPPAAAMLNVFPNPAMQHCTVQLPETSHPTVLMLTDMLGRMQRKFDVRAGVQDLQLHVTDLPRGTYLLRLLGAERTWTRRLQLR, from the coding sequence CGTGGATTCACTCGACCCCTTCATCTGCGGCATCGAAGTGCCGGATTCGGTCGTATGGAGTTCAGAGGAAAATGCTTACCTCCCGAATCCTGTCCCGGTAACATACTGGATCACGAATGTTTCAAATGAAACACAGAGCTTGAAACTGCTGGCCATGTGGTTCGAGGAGCAGGATGGATTGCGGCTGCACCCGGATTCACCATCCCCGGTTGAAATACATATGGATTTGCAGATCCCGCCCGGAGATACAGCACGTTTTGCCTGGCTTCTGCAGGCCGATTCCTGGGGAGTTCCGAGAACAACCGGTATTCAGACACTTGGTGTTGGTGGGGGTGGCGTACTGCAACCATGTTCCAATTCATTTTCCATCGGAGCCGCGGATCTTCCTCTCAGCTGCGCGCTGACGCTGCAGGATGGCCTGTTCTGCGATCAGGTGCTGGGCACGCCGTCTGGCGATCCCTTTCCGGCCACCGCGGTCATTCGCAACACCACGGCGACGACGATCGACAGCGTATATATCAAGTGCAGCTGGTTTGGCGAACCCATGGGAAGCGTCATCGCAATCGATCCTGGCTCCGAGAGTGGGGCGGTCAGCTATCTCGGTGCTCTTGAACCTGGTGAGGAAAAGGCGGTCAACTGGACCTTCATAAAGTTACGGGAGCTTTCCGCTAATCAGCGCAGGGACAGGTTCAAGATCAACTATGCGCTCGGTGACAGTGCTGTCGAATCCGCAACGTTAATGCGGCACACGCTGACGATCGACCCCATCGCACTCAAGCCGGAAATCCAGTTGCAGCATACCACACTCATAACGGATCCCTACCAGGAGCTGCTCTGGTACCGTGACGGAGATTCGATTCCCCGCGCCACGCATTATGAGCTGCGTCCCATTCGTCCCGGCTGGTACAAGGTGCGTCGCACCAATCCTTACGGATGTTTCGCATTTTCCGACAGCATCTATGTGAATTTTACTTCTGTTGAAGAACCGCCGCCCGCAGCGGCCATGTTGAACGTATTTCCCAATCCCGCCATGCAGCACTGCACGGTGCAGCTGCCGGAGACGTCTCATCCCACCGTTCTCATGCTGACGGACATGCTCGGTCGCATGCAGCGAAAGTTTGACGTGCGCGCGGGTGTTCAGGATCTGCAGCTGCATGTCACCGATCTGCCGCGCGGCACCTATCTCCTGCGGTTGCTCGGTGCCGAGCGGACGTGGACACGGCGATTGCAGCTGCGGTAG
- a CDS encoding beta-N-acetylhexosaminidase: MILLLPAFLHAQHALIPAPVRAAIQPGAFHIDEETEVLYDVDSMDVRAVAEDICERIGRVSSFRPSARLHTGTTIPRNSILLSLREATENMLPEGYVLRIAPNGARITASSAAGMFYAVQTMRQLLPARFESTAGRDTVRGWDATCCLIVDAPRFAWRGLMLDCARHFLDVDFIKHTLDVMALLKLNRLHWHLSDDQGWRLEIKRYPALTSVGAWRTEADGRRYGGYYTQQQVRDIVAYAAARNITVVPEIDMPGHMRAAIAAYPVLSCTQERLEVPHTWGVFKDVLCPGRDETLTFMDDVLDEVMALFPSQWIHLGGDEVPPDRWEACSRCRARMENEGLQDVHALQSWFMTRMAGTLAAQGRRMIGWDEILSGPLAPDAVVQCWRSIDSATAAVERGHDVIVSPTSHAYFDYPLSRIDMERVYAFDPIPTDLKPSKQGHILGGEAEMWTERAPQDRIERRLYPRLLAMAEVLWTAELQRNFSNFRDRVTKYYPRLDSLGIRYGFETLPVQLLPSYDSSGVITFDTKTRQGGLQLQCLEFQSNGSVREVATPFIATGAGEVGAMARKNDRLQSDTLRLCYDAHEAMLARVQYSRPYSPHYTGGGDSALVDGILGSVDHRDGHWQGFTGGDMVIDIRLDPPRSVHELQLGFLQHTRAGILPPDSVEAEIRFAAGSRDDNDTRVVLTLPLRSAAADRKGETPRRLVYSLEGDTGEDRIRPGSDSRFDHIRLSIKAPKSLPAWHRNNGGTAWLFIDECVLH; encoded by the coding sequence GTGATTCTTCTGCTGCCCGCGTTTCTCCATGCGCAGCACGCGCTCATTCCTGCACCTGTTCGCGCGGCGATACAGCCGGGTGCGTTTCATATCGATGAGGAAACCGAGGTGCTGTACGATGTGGACAGCATGGATGTACGCGCTGTGGCGGAGGATATCTGTGAACGTATTGGCAGGGTCTCCTCGTTTCGTCCCTCTGCGCGACTGCATACGGGAACTACCATTCCACGCAACAGCATACTGCTCTCACTGCGGGAGGCAACGGAGAACATGCTGCCGGAAGGGTATGTGCTGCGCATCGCCCCGAACGGCGCGCGCATCACCGCCAGCTCTGCTGCAGGAATGTTCTATGCCGTGCAGACCATGCGGCAGCTGCTGCCCGCGCGCTTTGAGTCCACCGCCGGCAGGGATACCGTCAGGGGCTGGGATGCGACCTGCTGTCTGATTGTCGATGCACCGCGCTTTGCGTGGCGGGGACTCATGCTCGATTGTGCGCGGCATTTTCTCGATGTGGATTTCATCAAGCACACACTGGATGTCATGGCGCTGCTAAAGCTCAATCGCCTGCACTGGCATCTGTCGGATGACCAGGGATGGCGCCTGGAAATCAAACGCTATCCTGCGCTGACCTCGGTCGGCGCCTGGCGTACCGAAGCAGACGGAAGACGGTATGGCGGTTATTACACGCAGCAGCAGGTGCGCGACATTGTGGCGTATGCCGCGGCTCGCAACATCACCGTGGTGCCGGAAATTGATATGCCCGGACACATGCGTGCCGCGATCGCCGCGTACCCTGTGCTTTCCTGCACACAGGAGCGGCTCGAGGTGCCGCATACCTGGGGTGTGTTCAAGGACGTGCTCTGTCCCGGACGCGACGAGACGCTCACGTTCATGGATGATGTGCTTGATGAAGTGATGGCACTGTTTCCCTCGCAATGGATTCATCTCGGCGGCGACGAGGTGCCGCCGGATCGCTGGGAAGCGTGTTCCCGATGCCGGGCTCGGATGGAGAATGAGGGATTGCAGGACGTCCATGCCCTGCAGTCATGGTTCATGACACGCATGGCAGGGACACTCGCCGCACAGGGACGCCGGATGATCGGCTGGGATGAAATTCTGTCGGGTCCCCTTGCGCCGGACGCCGTCGTACAGTGCTGGCGCAGTATCGATTCCGCCACCGCCGCGGTTGAGCGCGGGCACGATGTCATCGTATCCCCGACCAGCCACGCCTATTTCGATTACCCGCTCAGCCGCATCGACATGGAACGCGTGTACGCGTTTGATCCCATTCCGACGGATCTCAAACCGTCGAAGCAGGGACACATTCTCGGCGGTGAAGCGGAAATGTGGACGGAGCGCGCACCACAGGATCGCATTGAGCGTCGTCTCTATCCCCGCCTGCTGGCCATGGCCGAGGTGTTGTGGACAGCGGAGCTGCAGCGGAATTTTTCGAATTTTCGCGACAGGGTGACGAAGTACTATCCCCGACTCGATTCGCTTGGTATCCGTTATGGATTTGAAACATTACCGGTGCAGCTGCTTCCCTCATACGACAGCAGCGGCGTCATCACCTTTGACACGAAAACCCGTCAGGGGGGATTGCAGCTGCAGTGCCTGGAATTCCAGTCCAATGGCAGCGTGCGCGAAGTCGCAACGCCTTTCATCGCAACCGGAGCAGGCGAGGTCGGCGCGATGGCGCGGAAGAACGATCGGCTGCAAAGCGATACGCTTCGGCTGTGCTACGATGCACATGAGGCAATGCTCGCGCGCGTGCAGTACAGTCGGCCATACAGCCCGCATTACACGGGCGGGGGAGACAGTGCGCTGGTCGATGGTATTCTCGGATCCGTCGATCATCGCGACGGACACTGGCAGGGTTTTACCGGAGGCGACATGGTGATCGATATCAGACTCGACCCCCCGCGTTCTGTACACGAGTTACAGCTGGGTTTTCTGCAGCATACGCGGGCAGGAATTCTCCCACCCGATTCCGTGGAGGCGGAAATTCGATTTGCCGCGGGAAGCAGGGATGACAATGACACAAGGGTAGTGCTGACATTGCCCCTGCGGTCTGCTGCCGCAGACAGGAAGGGCGAAACACCGCGACGGCTGGTGTACAGTTTGGAAGGGGATACGGGAGAAGATCGTATTCGTCCGGGCAGTGACTCCCGCTTCGATCATATCCGTCTCTCCATCAAAGCACCGAAGTCGCTTCCAGCCTGGCATCGTAACAATGGCGGTACGGCCTGGCTTTTCATCGATGAATGCGTGCTGCACTGA
- a CDS encoding response regulator, with protein sequence MRRILFICIALLFLPPALQGQWRFERIGLEHGLPHSRIVALTQDAEGYIWIGTFSGLARWDGHRAKTWHHDPDDVNSLPGDNIWALNQDHTGVLWIGMEGGGLCRYDPKDNCFVRYLNKASDSTTLSQNRVSLIFEDSQKRLWIGTSGAGLNLYQRGSDQFKRYNGEDNPPGQSWGTYMRSALSLPDGRLLVGSVGSGAAVFDPATGLGSRVFHGCDLRDIGCENILDILRDRHGRYWFATSEGIAILDVQSRRFSYLTAQMEGERRLSSNDVYDIHEDRDGRIWIATQAGLDILDPVRNSVTHLHHDPLDPYSLWHDSVYRIMEDRGGNIWIATHRGVNVYSPLKNRFRHIQHTTDPQSLSHDDVSAVSPSPRNGRIWVGTFGGGLNLLDPRTGRARRYTTANTPLSEDDVLSVYEDADGIVWIGTYGGGLNRFDPARNSWRSYREDIQRAGGLTHDDIWVITEDTEHRLWVGTNFGLNILDRKTDQFQRIVSESPDPHRIRHNRIRAVYDDGISIWVGTEGGGIYRYGHDLRQQAHFSMADQEEEHLRSDEISCFMGTSDGSLWAGTVSGGLTLVDRVHGPVFTLTREHGLPDNTICALQEDAHGDLWIVTSSGLARLSLATGKIDVFGAADGIRNRQFNPRAAALTEDNVLLVGGISGLTSIGDTRLRRPSNAGRLVCTDIRVLNQSLEFGSDEELDRPVELIHELSLPYNKNSLSISFALLEYAAPERHHYRYRFAGVHDTWIDLGNSRTVVGTDLSPGSYTLTVTAEDAFGTEALEPFVMHIDITPPFWRSNWAYGFYALVAIGLLFVLQRLRLNRMRLRDQLHRESLEARHLKEMDGLKSRFFANISHEFRTPLTLLLGPLSDLEKRLPDGTMRKMHAGMRRQAERLLALVNQILDLSRLESGAMPLSLRMTDVHTFASGILHSFTAMADQRGITLLYKTDEAGLRFPCDRDAVEKVLTNLISNAIRHTRSGGHVTLSVEAVETMLDGRLRACCRISVSDTGTGIPSDQLPHVFDRFFSTASEGKGGTGIGLALTRELVRHHGGSISVNSAIGEGSVFKVLLPMDLPGTGSESAAQLAQAAQPAAEDEAAVPENKVEHAETGSITPIPDTEMQSLLEALPAVTSSDDGNAEDRPVLLIVEDHVELREYMRSLFAGQYTVREAENGEEGLATALDIIPDVIISDIMMPEMDGFGLTRALRQDTRSSHIPIILLTARADAESRLEGLDLGANDYLTKPFEATELQLKVRNLMRLYRQLREETTQHSGYTLEPRSYTSTDQQFLDRIVAHVEEHLDDAELSIEGIGSEIGMSRTQLYRKIRALTGLSPSRFVRTIRLDRAREMLEQGAGNVAEIAYATGFGSQAWFTRCYRERFDVTPGETARNR encoded by the coding sequence ATGAGACGCATTCTATTTATCTGTATTGCACTGCTTTTTCTGCCGCCTGCGCTGCAGGGGCAGTGGCGTTTTGAACGTATCGGACTCGAACACGGACTTCCGCACAGCCGCATCGTCGCCCTGACGCAGGACGCCGAAGGGTATATCTGGATCGGGACGTTCAGCGGACTGGCGCGGTGGGACGGTCACCGGGCGAAAACCTGGCATCACGATCCTGATGACGTCAACAGTCTGCCCGGCGATAATATCTGGGCATTGAATCAGGACCACACCGGCGTGCTGTGGATCGGCATGGAGGGCGGCGGACTCTGCCGCTACGACCCGAAGGACAATTGCTTTGTCCGCTATCTCAACAAGGCGTCCGATTCCACCACACTGTCACAGAACCGCGTAAGCCTGATTTTCGAAGACAGTCAGAAGCGTCTCTGGATCGGAACGAGCGGAGCGGGACTCAATCTCTATCAACGCGGCAGCGATCAATTCAAGCGCTACAACGGGGAAGATAATCCTCCGGGGCAGAGCTGGGGGACCTACATGCGATCGGCACTGTCCCTCCCCGACGGCAGACTGCTTGTCGGATCGGTCGGATCGGGCGCCGCGGTTTTCGATCCTGCGACCGGACTCGGTTCCCGCGTATTTCACGGCTGCGATCTGCGTGACATTGGTTGCGAGAATATCCTCGACATTCTCCGTGATCGACATGGACGCTACTGGTTCGCCACCTCCGAGGGCATCGCAATCCTCGATGTGCAGTCCCGCAGGTTTTCCTATCTCACCGCCCAGATGGAAGGCGAGCGGAGACTGAGCAGCAATGATGTCTACGATATTCATGAAGACCGTGATGGTCGCATCTGGATTGCCACGCAGGCGGGACTCGACATCCTCGATCCCGTGCGCAACAGTGTGACCCATCTGCATCACGATCCTCTCGATCCCTACAGCCTGTGGCACGACTCCGTTTACCGCATCATGGAAGACCGGGGCGGGAACATCTGGATAGCCACGCATCGCGGCGTGAATGTGTATTCCCCGCTGAAAAATCGTTTTCGTCATATTCAGCATACGACGGATCCGCAAAGCCTGAGCCATGACGACGTAAGTGCGGTATCGCCTTCACCTCGGAACGGAAGGATCTGGGTCGGGACGTTTGGGGGCGGACTCAATCTTCTCGATCCGAGAACGGGCCGGGCGCGGCGTTACACGACGGCAAATACGCCGCTGAGCGAGGACGATGTGCTTTCCGTGTACGAAGATGCGGACGGCATCGTTTGGATAGGCACGTACGGTGGGGGACTCAACCGCTTTGATCCCGCCAGGAACAGCTGGCGGAGTTATCGCGAAGATATCCAGCGTGCGGGTGGTTTGACGCATGACGACATCTGGGTAATAACCGAGGACACCGAACACCGCCTCTGGGTGGGTACAAACTTCGGCCTGAACATCCTCGACAGGAAGACCGATCAGTTCCAGCGTATTGTCAGCGAGTCGCCTGACCCGCATCGTATCCGGCACAACCGCATCCGCGCCGTATATGACGATGGCATATCCATCTGGGTCGGCACCGAGGGAGGTGGCATCTATCGCTACGGGCATGACCTCAGGCAGCAGGCGCATTTCTCCATGGCGGATCAGGAGGAAGAGCATTTGCGCAGTGATGAGATTTCCTGTTTTATGGGAACGTCCGACGGCTCGCTCTGGGCGGGAACTGTCAGTGGCGGTCTGACACTCGTTGACCGGGTGCACGGACCGGTGTTCACGCTCACGCGAGAGCACGGACTGCCCGACAACACGATCTGCGCGCTGCAGGAAGATGCGCACGGCGACCTGTGGATCGTGACCAGTTCCGGTCTCGCCCGTCTGAGTCTCGCGACCGGAAAAATCGATGTCTTCGGGGCCGCGGATGGTATTCGAAACCGGCAGTTCAATCCCCGTGCTGCAGCCTTAACCGAAGACAATGTGCTTCTCGTCGGCGGGATTTCCGGGTTGACGTCCATCGGAGACACGCGTCTGCGTCGTCCCTCCAATGCCGGACGCCTGGTCTGCACCGATATTCGTGTGCTGAATCAGTCGCTGGAATTCGGCAGTGATGAAGAACTGGATCGTCCGGTGGAGCTGATTCACGAACTGTCTCTTCCATACAATAAAAACTCGCTCTCCATTTCCTTTGCTCTGCTGGAGTACGCTGCTCCTGAGCGGCATCACTACCGCTATCGCTTCGCGGGTGTGCATGATACGTGGATAGATCTGGGTAATTCCCGTACCGTGGTCGGTACGGATCTTTCTCCGGGATCCTATACACTGACCGTGACGGCGGAGGACGCATTCGGCACCGAGGCGCTCGAGCCATTCGTGATGCATATCGACATCACGCCGCCGTTCTGGCGCAGCAACTGGGCATACGGATTCTATGCGCTCGTTGCGATCGGATTGCTTTTCGTGCTGCAGCGCCTGCGACTGAATCGTATGCGCCTGCGCGATCAGCTGCATCGTGAATCCCTTGAAGCGCGGCATCTCAAGGAAATGGATGGTTTGAAATCCCGTTTCTTCGCCAACATTTCACACGAATTCCGGACGCCACTCACGCTGCTGCTCGGTCCGCTCAGCGACCTGGAAAAAAGGCTGCCTGATGGGACGATGAGGAAAATGCACGCCGGTATGCGGCGGCAGGCAGAGCGGCTTCTTGCGCTTGTCAATCAGATCCTGGATTTATCGCGTCTCGAATCGGGCGCCATGCCGCTGTCTCTGCGCATGACCGATGTACACACATTCGCGAGCGGTATCCTGCACAGCTTCACCGCGATGGCGGATCAGCGCGGTATCACACTGCTGTACAAGACCGATGAAGCTGGGCTGCGCTTCCCCTGTGACCGCGATGCCGTCGAAAAAGTGCTGACGAACCTGATTTCAAATGCGATTCGTCACACGCGATCGGGAGGACACGTGACGCTCTCTGTCGAGGCCGTGGAAACCATGCTTGACGGACGGCTTCGCGCATGCTGCCGTATTTCCGTCAGCGATACAGGGACGGGCATTCCCTCCGACCAGCTGCCGCATGTATTTGATCGTTTTTTCAGTACTGCCAGTGAGGGGAAAGGCGGAACCGGTATTGGTCTCGCACTTACGCGGGAGCTCGTGCGACATCACGGTGGCAGTATCTCGGTGAACAGCGCAATTGGTGAAGGCTCTGTTTTCAAGGTACTGTTGCCCATGGACCTTCCAGGAACGGGAAGCGAATCCGCCGCACAGCTTGCGCAGGCTGCTCAGCCTGCGGCAGAGGATGAAGCCGCGGTGCCGGAAAACAAGGTGGAACACGCGGAAACCGGAAGCATCACACCCATTCCGGATACGGAAATGCAGTCCCTGCTGGAGGCGCTCCCCGCGGTTACCTCCAGTGATGATGGCAATGCGGAGGATCGTCCCGTATTGCTCATCGTCGAAGACCATGTCGAACTCCGCGAGTATATGCGGTCGCTGTTTGCCGGGCAGTATACCGTTCGCGAAGCAGAAAACGGGGAAGAGGGACTCGCCACTGCGCTGGACATCATACCCGATGTCATCATCAGTGATATCATGATGCCTGAAATGGACGGTTTTGGACTGACACGGGCCCTCAGGCAGGACACGCGAAGCAGTCATATCCCCATCATCCTTCTTACTGCGCGGGCAGATGCGGAAAGTCGACTCGAAGGGCTCGATCTCGGCGCAAACGACTACCTGACAAAACCGTTTGAGGCGACGGAGCTTCAGCTCAAGGTCCGCAACCTCATGCGCCTTTACCGGCAGCTTCGTGAGGAAACCACGCAGCATTCCGGTTACACGCTCGAACCGCGCTCCTATACATCGACGGATCAGCAGTTTCTCGACCGCATCGTCGCCCATGTTGAGGAGCATCTCGATGACGCAGAACTGAGCATCGAAGGCATCGGCAGTGAAATCGGTATGAGCCGCACACAACTCTATCGTAAAATTCGTGCGCTGACCGGACTCTCGCCATCCCGCTTTGTTCGAACCATACGGCTCGATCGTGCCCGTGAAATGCTCGAGCAGGGTGCCGGAAATGTGGCGGAAATCGCCTACGCCACCGGTTTCGGATCACAGGCCTGGTTTACCCGCTGCTACCGCGAACGCTTCGATGTCACTCCCGGCGAAACCGCTCGCAATCGTTAG
- a CDS encoding S8 family serine peptidase, translating into MKQRSVWIAAALLLLVSACSEDPSGPAGNDPSNGASEELQKGNADGIDIRDRYVVMFKDNVENVDAMTDELMRGNSGKVHYRYHHAIKGFAATIPPQAVEGIRHNPNVAIVEPDGIVSKNGTQNNPPSWGLDRIDQRYLPLDNTYNYPNQGEDVTAYIIDTGIRFDHQEYNGRAFSGWDFVQNDNDASDCDGHGTHVAGTVGGTTVGVAKKVTLIAVRVLNCQGSGTWSGVVAGVDWVTANASGPSVANMSLGGGYFSIINTAVENSIAAGVVYAVSAGNSNANACNYSPASAPNALTVGATTSSDGRSYFSNYGSCVDVFAPGSSIRSSTMNSTSSYANWSGTSMASPHVAGVAALYLSSNPNATPAQVNAAIVNGATSGVVSNPGSGSPNLLLYNMIAGPPPTPTVPADPSGLSVSNIGQNSADISWNDNSSNETGFRIEYKVSSNSTWSSTTVGSNVTNTTLSGLSSSTTYDVRVFAYNGTGDSQNPAGPASFTTTAPPTAPASPTLLSASNVTENSADLNWTDNSNDETGFRIEYSTNSGSSWNSTTVGADVSSTTLSGLSSGTTYDVRVWAYNSAGDSPSATNTVNFSTQTPPPTPDMWVSGITATATPSKGKNWDAEFVITVTSSNGPVAGATVSGDFGGGANGSANAVTNSSGQCVVSTKCNHKAANASFTVTGVTASGYNYNALLNATSSETVNAP; encoded by the coding sequence ATGAAACAACGCAGTGTCTGGATCGCAGCAGCGCTCCTGCTGCTGGTCAGCGCCTGTAGCGAGGATCCGTCGGGTCCCGCAGGCAACGATCCGTCCAACGGCGCATCGGAGGAGCTCCAAAAGGGCAACGCTGATGGCATTGACATACGCGACCGCTACGTGGTCATGTTCAAAGACAATGTCGAGAACGTCGACGCAATGACAGACGAACTGATGCGCGGGAACAGTGGCAAGGTTCATTATCGCTATCATCACGCGATCAAGGGTTTTGCCGCGACTATTCCACCGCAGGCTGTTGAGGGCATACGGCACAATCCGAACGTCGCGATTGTCGAACCTGATGGCATTGTCTCGAAGAACGGAACGCAGAACAATCCGCCGAGTTGGGGACTCGATCGCATCGATCAGCGCTATCTCCCGCTCGACAACACGTACAACTATCCGAACCAGGGCGAAGACGTCACGGCCTACATCATCGACACGGGCATCCGTTTCGATCACCAGGAATACAACGGTCGTGCATTCTCCGGATGGGATTTCGTGCAGAACGACAATGACGCATCAGACTGCGATGGACACGGCACGCATGTGGCCGGTACCGTTGGTGGAACAACAGTGGGCGTCGCGAAGAAGGTCACACTCATCGCCGTGCGCGTACTCAATTGCCAGGGATCAGGCACCTGGTCCGGCGTTGTTGCAGGTGTCGACTGGGTGACCGCGAATGCCAGCGGTCCTTCCGTCGCAAACATGTCCCTCGGTGGTGGCTATTTCTCCATTATCAACACTGCTGTTGAGAACAGTATCGCAGCCGGTGTGGTGTACGCGGTGTCGGCAGGAAACAGCAACGCCAATGCCTGCAACTACTCGCCCGCCAGCGCACCGAACGCCCTGACCGTCGGAGCGACCACAAGCAGTGACGGACGCTCGTATTTCTCGAACTACGGCAGCTGCGTCGATGTGTTCGCACCAGGTTCCAGCATCCGGTCCTCGACGATGAACAGCACGAGCAGTTACGCCAACTGGTCCGGTACCTCGATGGCCTCTCCACATGTGGCCGGTGTCGCTGCGCTGTATCTCAGCTCCAATCCCAACGCCACCCCGGCGCAGGTGAACGCAGCCATCGTCAACGGTGCAACCAGCGGTGTCGTGAGCAATCCCGGGAGTGGATCCCCAAACCTGCTGCTCTACAATATGATCGCCGGTCCCCCTCCCACGCCGACCGTGCCTGCGGATCCGTCGGGACTCTCGGTCTCGAATATCGGGCAGAATAGCGCGGACATCAGCTGGAATGACAATTCCAGCAATGAAACCGGCTTCCGTATCGAGTACAAGGTCTCCAGCAACAGTACCTGGAGTTCGACAACTGTCGGTTCGAATGTCACCAACACAACGCTCTCCGGACTGAGCAGCAGCACAACCTATGATGTGCGCGTGTTCGCCTACAATGGCACGGGTGATTCCCAGAATCCTGCCGGACCGGCGAGTTTCACAACGACTGCACCACCGACAGCGCCTGCCAGTCCGACTCTTCTCAGCGCCTCGAATGTCACAGAGAACAGCGCAGACCTCAACTGGACTGATAATTCGAATGACGAAACCGGCTTCCGCATTGAGTACAGCACCAACAGCGGCAGCAGCTGGAATTCCACAACTGTCGGTGCTGACGTTTCCAGCACAACGCTGTCAGGTCTCAGCTCCGGAACCACTTATGACGTTCGCGTGTGGGCCTACAACAGTGCCGGCGATTCGCCGAGTGCGACCAACACCGTGAACTTCTCCACGCAGACTCCGCCTCCTACACCTGACATGTGGGTGAGCGGCATTACTGCGACAGCAACGCCGTCCAAGGGCAAGAACTGGGACGCCGAGTTCGTGATTACGGTGACAAGCAGTAATGGTCCCGTCGCAGGCGCGACCGTATCCGGAGACTTCGGCGGCGGTGCGAATGGCAGTGCCAATGCTGTTACCAACAGCAGCGGACAGTGCGTTGTCTCCACCAAGTGCAATCACAAAGCCGCGAACGCTTCATTCACGGTGACCGGTGTGACGGCAAGCGGATACAATTATAACGCATTGCTCAATGCCACGTCGTCTGAAACCGTCAACGCTCCCTGA